From a single Sulfitobacter sp. HNIBRBA3233 genomic region:
- a CDS encoding FAD-dependent oxidoreductase — protein MTGQVEVAAPLASYDLEVGTLIVGAGACGMVAALAAQEAGEDVLLIEADPLPSGSTALSAGLIPAAGTEFQRNLGIEDDPALFAKDIQAKAHDENEQALVDALAHTSGKVVQWLADRHGLPFSVVADFDYPGHSRRRMHGLPTRAGRELVDALRVCIEASEIPLICDRRAVTLFARGERIDGVGMELPDGSVETVKAARVILACNGFGGNRAMVHAHMPEIEDGLWFGHDGNRGEAVLWAEKLGAATRHLGAYQGHGNVAHPHGILITWAVIGEGGVQVNRDGKRFWNESQGYSEAARAVLAQPGGTAWAIFDSRIADIARQFEDFKQAERQGAVLMADSLEALEDLCRFPAGNLRAEISDLPGDGGVDRFGRAWNAPALTAPFCAVKVTGALFHTQGGLDVDPGTARVRTTDGGLFDNLYAAGGAACGVSGKGDSGYLSGNGLLAAVGLGYIAGRAQSSS, from the coding sequence ATGACGGGACAGGTTGAGGTCGCAGCCCCGCTTGCCTCCTACGATCTGGAAGTCGGCACGCTGATCGTCGGGGCGGGGGCCTGCGGGATGGTCGCGGCCCTGGCGGCGCAGGAGGCGGGAGAGGACGTTCTGCTGATCGAAGCGGACCCCCTGCCCTCCGGGTCGACGGCGTTGAGTGCGGGTCTGATCCCGGCTGCAGGGACTGAATTCCAGCGCAATCTCGGGATCGAGGATGACCCGGCGCTTTTCGCGAAAGACATTCAGGCCAAGGCCCATGACGAAAACGAACAGGCGCTGGTCGACGCGCTGGCGCATACCTCCGGCAAGGTGGTGCAGTGGCTGGCGGACCGGCACGGGCTGCCCTTTTCTGTCGTCGCCGACTTTGATTATCCTGGCCACAGCCGGCGGCGGATGCACGGCCTGCCGACCCGCGCCGGTCGTGAGTTGGTGGACGCCTTGCGTGTCTGCATCGAGGCATCGGAGATCCCCCTGATCTGCGACCGACGGGCGGTGACGCTGTTTGCAAGGGGCGAGCGCATCGACGGCGTCGGCATGGAACTTCCCGACGGGTCGGTCGAGACCGTGAAGGCCGCGCGCGTCATTCTCGCCTGTAACGGTTTTGGCGGAAACCGCGCAATGGTTCACGCGCACATGCCTGAAATCGAGGATGGCCTGTGGTTCGGGCACGATGGAAACCGGGGTGAAGCCGTGCTCTGGGCGGAGAAGCTCGGCGCCGCCACGCGGCATCTTGGGGCCTATCAGGGGCACGGGAACGTGGCCCATCCGCACGGCATTCTGATCACTTGGGCGGTCATCGGCGAAGGCGGTGTGCAGGTCAATCGTGACGGCAAGAGGTTCTGGAACGAATCGCAGGGCTATTCGGAAGCGGCGCGCGCCGTTCTGGCGCAGCCTGGCGGGACGGCCTGGGCGATCTTTGACAGCAGGATCGCCGACATCGCCCGCCAGTTCGAGGATTTCAAACAGGCCGAACGGCAAGGTGCGGTTCTGATGGCCGACAGTCTGGAGGCGCTGGAGGATCTCTGCCGGTTCCCCGCGGGGAACCTGCGCGCCGAGATCAGCGATCTGCCCGGCGACGGCGGCGTAGACCGCTTCGGGCGGGCGTGGAACGCCCCTGCCCTTACCGCCCCCTTTTGTGCGGTCAAGGTGACCGGCGCGCTATTTCACACGCAGGGGGGCCTAGACGTGGATCCGGGGACCGCGCGTGTCAGAACCACCGACGGTGGGCTATTCGATAATCTGTACGCGGCTGGTGGTGCGGCCTGCGGTGTCTCGGGCAAAGGCGACAGCGGCTACCTGTCAGGAAACGGATTGTTGGCCGCTGTCGGACTTGGCTATATCGCCGGGCGCGCTCAATCGTCGAGCTGA
- a CDS encoding ParB/RepB/Spo0J family partition protein → MVKKRSVFDIDFDPDAEEDGFPAGNQPAPETKSYADVQGHPLQNATPAPKARRSPMASAIAETADAVGERAGAEAAIRAENDALALEHVRLKRLGLITDLIETSQVKTTKLIRDRSVDVDPELEELIESIKAVGLSNPIRVEQTEDGYELIQGYRRLNAFKALAAQTGDARYRKIPAALVLRGEPLANLYRKMVDENLVRKDLSFGEMAQLALAYAHEAQIDVGEAVGVLYASALKQKKTYIRQFARVMEALGDVLRFPEAIPRALGLDLYRFMEIDAAAGEMIRRRLSKAAMRDAEDELRILRHCLAQPRDAKAQKAGKTVSKTSLRLTRKEGEARLTAQDGRVELRLNKDFSAISREKLQRGLEAFLAQLDD, encoded by the coding sequence ATGGTTAAGAAGCGCAGTGTATTCGACATAGATTTCGACCCCGACGCGGAGGAGGATGGGTTCCCCGCGGGGAACCAGCCGGCGCCCGAGACGAAATCCTACGCCGATGTTCAGGGCCATCCGTTGCAGAACGCGACCCCGGCGCCAAAGGCACGCCGTTCCCCGATGGCCAGCGCCATCGCCGAAACAGCCGACGCCGTCGGAGAGCGCGCCGGAGCAGAAGCGGCCATTCGCGCTGAGAACGATGCGCTGGCGCTGGAGCATGTGCGCCTGAAGCGGCTGGGGCTGATTACGGATCTGATCGAGACCTCGCAGGTCAAGACCACCAAGTTGATCCGTGACCGGTCCGTCGATGTTGATCCGGAGCTCGAGGAGCTGATTGAATCGATCAAGGCGGTCGGTCTGTCCAACCCGATCCGTGTCGAGCAGACCGAGGACGGCTATGAGCTGATCCAGGGTTACCGCCGCCTGAATGCATTCAAGGCGCTGGCCGCCCAGACCGGCGACGCGCGGTACCGCAAGATCCCGGCGGCACTTGTCCTGCGGGGTGAGCCGCTGGCGAACCTCTATCGCAAGATGGTCGATGAAAATCTCGTCCGGAAAGACCTGTCTTTCGGTGAAATGGCGCAGCTTGCGCTTGCCTATGCCCATGAGGCGCAGATCGACGTAGGCGAAGCGGTTGGCGTTCTCTACGCCTCGGCGCTGAAGCAGAAGAAAACCTACATCCGGCAGTTTGCCCGCGTGATGGAAGCGCTCGGCGATGTTCTGCGGTTCCCCGAGGCGATTCCGCGGGCGCTGGGGCTCGATCTTTACCGCTTCATGGAGATCGACGCCGCTGCGGGGGAGATGATCCGCCGCCGTCTTTCGAAGGCCGCGATGCGGGACGCCGAAGACGAACTGCGAATTCTGCGGCACTGTCTAGCGCAGCCCCGCGACGCAAAGGCACAGAAGGCGGGCAAGACGGTGTCGAAGACATCCCTGCGCCTGACCCGCAAGGAGGGCGAAGCGCGACTGACCGCACAGGACGGTCGGGTTGAGCTGCGCCTGAACAAGGATTTCTCGGCGATCAGCCGTGAAAAGCTCCAGCGCGGGCTGGAGGCTTTTCTGGCTCAGCTCGACGATTGA
- a CDS encoding AAA family ATPase — protein MFTHNDLARLQAQSLKMQGYIRQQTYSPEMEKTLRRFSSWEVAELILKMNPSTLRGRLAADPSLPEGHVEEDGRQRWYSLEEVNELRRKIKVKGKSLVPPRPSGKRAIRAAIANFKGGAGKSTVALHFAHAAALDGYRVLAVDFDPQATLSHSMGLSDVSEEFTVWGIMARDLIRETERMNAAAGGAESGTALPRRTLPASVTGMGLDDLRTTDFIKPTSWPTIDLIPSCANAAFVEFASAQYRHLNPEWSFFAAVSRYLDLLPDDAYDLVIFDCPPAIGYQSMNAVFAADVLYIPSGPGYWEYDSTTSFIGQLSEALEDLGRFRGSAGAGVSPDKAFAAVRFLLTRFEPNNDLHRAMKSAFGQVFRSHVAEHPIEMTRAVEQSGRFLSSIYEMDYRQMTRETWRRARTSFDRAYEEFRDTLIEAWDKVED, from the coding sequence ATGTTCACCCACAACGACCTTGCACGTTTGCAGGCACAATCCCTCAAGATGCAGGGATACATCCGGCAACAGACATACTCTCCGGAGATGGAAAAGACGCTCAGGCGGTTCTCGAGTTGGGAGGTAGCCGAGCTGATCCTGAAGATGAACCCGTCGACGTTGCGCGGCCGGCTTGCCGCGGATCCTTCGCTGCCCGAAGGGCATGTAGAGGAGGACGGGCGCCAGCGGTGGTATTCGCTGGAGGAGGTCAACGAACTGCGCCGCAAGATCAAGGTGAAGGGCAAGTCGCTGGTGCCGCCACGGCCGTCGGGCAAGAGGGCCATTCGCGCGGCCATCGCGAACTTCAAGGGCGGGGCCGGCAAGTCAACGGTTGCCCTGCATTTTGCCCACGCGGCAGCGCTGGACGGCTACAGGGTGCTGGCGGTGGATTTCGACCCACAGGCCACGCTGAGCCATTCCATGGGGCTGTCGGACGTATCGGAGGAATTCACCGTCTGGGGTATCATGGCGCGCGATCTGATCCGCGAGACCGAACGGATGAACGCGGCGGCGGGCGGAGCGGAGAGCGGCACCGCCCTGCCCCGCCGGACGCTCCCGGCCTCTGTCACCGGCATGGGGCTGGACGATCTGCGCACCACCGATTTCATCAAGCCGACAAGCTGGCCCACGATTGATCTGATCCCCAGCTGCGCCAATGCGGCCTTTGTCGAGTTTGCCTCGGCGCAGTACCGGCACCTGAATCCGGAATGGTCGTTTTTCGCCGCCGTCTCGCGCTACCTCGATCTGTTGCCGGACGATGCCTATGATCTGGTGATTTTCGATTGCCCGCCCGCGATCGGCTATCAGTCGATGAATGCGGTTTTCGCGGCGGACGTTCTGTATATCCCGTCGGGGCCCGGGTATTGGGAGTACGACAGTACGACCAGCTTTATCGGGCAGCTGTCCGAGGCGCTGGAGGATCTGGGGCGGTTCCGTGGATCCGCCGGTGCCGGTGTCAGCCCGGACAAGGCATTTGCCGCGGTGCGTTTTCTGCTCACGCGCTTCGAGCCGAACAATGATCTGCACCGTGCGATGAAGTCAGCTTTTGGTCAGGTCTTTCGGTCACATGTGGCCGAGCACCCGATCGAGATGACGCGTGCGGTCGAGCAGTCGGGGCGTTTCCTGTCGTCGATCTATGAAATGGATTACCGTCAGATGACCCGTGAGACTTGGCGGCGGGCGCGCACGTCCTTTGACCGCGCCTACGAGGAGTTTCGCGATACGCTGATCGAGGCATGGGACAAGGTGGAGGATTGA
- a CDS encoding cysteine hydrolase family protein, whose amino-acid sequence MIAERTALLTIDLQNDFLHPEGAYGRAGQTAEAITALPDRIAPLRDALIAAGGTYISAQFTLVPGRGGAPLIAEHLRRLRPFLTKGDFTPGGFGHALVDRLQPADFTIEKVAYSAFYQTRLEYVLRRVGIDTLIIGGIVTNGGVASTVRDAHVRDIHTVLLSDGCAAFREDVHDATLASLGSLSEIMPCDAALKRIGEMQ is encoded by the coding sequence ATGATTGCCGAACGCACGGCCCTGCTGACAATCGATTTGCAGAATGACTTCCTGCACCCCGAGGGCGCCTATGGCCGCGCGGGACAAACGGCAGAGGCAATCACCGCCCTGCCCGACCGCATCGCCCCGCTGCGCGATGCGCTGATCGCGGCGGGGGGCACTTACATCTCCGCCCAGTTCACGCTGGTTCCGGGCCGTGGTGGCGCACCGCTGATCGCGGAGCACCTGCGCCGCTTGCGCCCGTTTCTGACCAAGGGCGATTTCACGCCCGGCGGGTTCGGCCATGCGCTGGTCGACCGTTTGCAGCCGGCGGATTTCACGATCGAGAAGGTCGCCTACTCCGCCTTCTACCAGACACGCCTTGAATACGTGCTGCGCAGGGTCGGGATCGACACGCTGATCATCGGCGGGATTGTCACGAACGGTGGCGTCGCCAGCACCGTGCGCGACGCCCATGTGCGAGACATCCATACGGTGCTTCTGTCCGATGGCTGCGCGGCTTTTCGCGAAGACGTGCATGACGCCACTCTCGCATCGCTCGGGTCGCTCTCGGAAATCATGCCCTGCGACGCGGCGCTGAAGCGGATTGGAGAGATGCAATGA
- a CDS encoding isocitrate lyase/PEP mutase family protein: MTLRERLTSADILVAPGVYDGLTAALATDAGFEALYLSGAAVAYTRLGRPDIGLSTASEMADTMALVADRTDLPVIMDADTGFGNALNARRTMQTYERAGAAALQIEDQTYPKKCGHLSDKSLITLNEMTGKISAMADARRHDTLIVARTDAIAVEGFSAAVDRAGAYIEAGADVLFIEAPRDRDELSRIPQTFGGRVPLLANMVEGGATPISSDKDLEAMGFDIVIFPGGIVRALARTAQEYYASLREHGSNKRFSDRMHDFDGLNAAIGTPDMLALGKRYDGTG, from the coding sequence ATGACCCTTCGTGAAAGACTGACTTCTGCCGACATCCTTGTGGCGCCCGGTGTCTACGACGGTCTGACGGCTGCCTTGGCGACGGATGCGGGGTTCGAGGCGCTGTATCTCTCGGGGGCGGCCGTCGCCTATACCCGTCTGGGCCGTCCGGACATCGGGCTGAGCACTGCGAGCGAAATGGCCGATACCATGGCCCTGGTCGCGGACCGGACCGATCTGCCGGTCATCATGGACGCCGACACCGGCTTCGGGAATGCGCTGAACGCGCGCAGGACGATGCAGACCTACGAGCGCGCCGGTGCCGCCGCCTTGCAGATCGAAGATCAGACATATCCGAAGAAATGCGGCCACCTTTCAGACAAGTCATTGATTACATTAAATGAAATGACCGGAAAGATCAGCGCGATGGCGGACGCCCGGCGCCACGACACGCTGATCGTTGCGCGCACCGATGCGATTGCGGTCGAGGGGTTTTCGGCAGCGGTCGACCGTGCCGGAGCCTATATCGAGGCGGGTGCGGATGTTCTGTTCATCGAAGCGCCCCGCGACCGCGACGAGCTGTCGCGCATCCCGCAAACCTTCGGCGGCCGCGTGCCGCTGCTTGCCAATATGGTTGAAGGGGGGGCGACGCCGATTTCCTCAGACAAGGATCTTGAGGCGATGGGGTTTGATATCGTGATCTTTCCCGGCGGGATTGTCCGTGCGCTGGCCCGCACCGCGCAGGAGTATTACGCGAGCCTGCGCGAGCACGGCTCTAACAAGCGCTTTTCGGACAGGATGCACGATTTCGACGGGTTGAATGCGGCGATCGGAACACCGGACATGCTGGCACTGGGGAAACGCTATGACGGGACAGGTTGA